Below is a genomic region from Brassica oleracea var. oleracea cultivar TO1000 chromosome C9, BOL, whole genome shotgun sequence.
AAAGCAAAATCTTTTTCCAACTCTAACTTCTCTAGACCTATCTTAACTCATTTGATCTCTACACTCATCATCATGAATCCACAAACAAACAAATCAACCATTTCTCACATTCATTAAGCAAAATCATAAGTGAATTCTCGCAAATGGTCAATTGGTCCAAGTCATTTGATTTGGAAAGAAAATGGCTTAAGTACATAGTGAATCAAGAGGCTTAACTGATTTCTTTTTAAGGTGACTTACTCTCAAAAAATTAGTAGCTTTGACATTATGCATAATATATCTAAGAAAAAAAACAATTCATGCATACAATGCTCAATCTCCATTGCTCTACCATTTTCCCAAATATGATACAAGTTCTACCCTTATTCCCCAATGTCAAACTCCAAGATCATTTAAAAGACATTCTCTCAACTTGAATTCTTTGTTTCTTTTATTTGTCTACTAGGGACTTTTCTCTCTTTTTTTAACTTAAGCTCTCTCTTTCTTTGATTTTTACCCCTCACTTTCATATAAATGTACTCTTTTTTCTTCTTTCTGGGGTTTTCAATTTTTTTTTTTTTTTTTTTGAGCTCAATTATTTTTTTTTTACTCTTTTCAAACTTTTCTCCTCACTTGTCCCTAGTGACTGATTTTCTTTAGACTCTTTTTGTACACTCTTTAGCAATTTTTTTTTTCACTCTTTCTCATACTTTTGTTCACATTCCCAAGATCAAACTCTCAAATCAAACCCATCCCATCCTAGAAGCTAGACAATGTGAGCCTTATAGTTAGCAATAATGGAGACCAAGCATTGTCGTCCGATTACTCTCAACATTATGCATATGTAAAGCTTTCCAAAAAGACCTCACTCAACAATTAATGATGGCTTGAAAGGAATGAAGGGTTTAAGGAATGAACTACCACTTCAAAAGATAGGTAGAAATGATAAAAATGGAGAGACAAACTCAAGTGTGTATGAAGCCATGATTTAATACTCAAGAGACCATAAGCAAGATGCATTAAAGTTCATTTAGTTCAATTAAGATTGGAGTTGGCTTTAAAGATGAGTAAGTTTCAACAATCAATAAGTTTCAAGAGGAGTTTTCAAGGCTCGAAATCTACAAATTTTTCAAAGGATGCTCAAGCTACTTGTCATGATTACAAAGGATATCAAATTGAGTTCTAAGCATGAGTTCTTTGCAAGGTAGATTTAATCATTGTCCCCAATGCATGATGCAGCCCTAAAAGTTCTAGACTCCAAATTCTTTTTTAATGCAAATAAGTGCATGCTCTAGACTCAATCTTAAAGATGCAATGCATGCAACTACATGCTTCTTTCTGTTTTTTTTTTTTTTTTTTTTGTTGCAAATATGTATCTACAATGCATGACTTGAACATAAAACACACAAATGATCAGATACTTGGTATCTCCCACACACTTTTTTTTTAATGCAAATATATATCTATAATGCATGACTTTAACATAAAACACACAAATGATCAGATAGTTGGTACTTCCCCCACACTTGAATCAAACAGTCTTTGTGTGATCAAGAGAGAAAGAGATACCGAAAATAAAACTAAATGCAAAGTAAAGACTGGTATGTACAAAGGTGAGGTGAAGAAGATACCTGGCTAAGGATAGAAGGAGGAACCCTCTGTGTCCCAGTCATCTGCAGTGGCGACGGAAGGAGACTCGTTAGAGGACTCACGAGCAGGTGGAGACGGGTTTCTGCGTGCGAAGCTCATAATCTAAAGTACGGGCTGGCTCATTTGGCTCGCTTCTTCGCTTATAGTAGGAGGGCCGAGGAAGCATCGAAGGGCAAGCTTCACCCATCACATCATCTCTCTGACAGCCTGAACCAATGGTAGTCTTGGCGAGGAGTGCAGTAACCTTTTTCATCTGCCTTTTCAGAATTTTGACTTGAGTTTGTGAGCTTGCTGATGGTCCTATCTTGCATCTTGTTCCATTTCTGCAGCTTGGCATTCAGGGCAAGGGATTCTCGCAGAGCTAAATTTGGCGTGGTACCTCCATAAGGCTCAAAGTGATAACGCTGTGTGCCGTAAAGAGAAACTGGCGTTCCCTCATCATCAGCATCGCTGTGTCTAGTAGCCCGAGATGTCCCTGCTCGTGCTTTGCTTCTTTTTGATGCTGTGATGGGATCCAAACGAGGGTGATTTGGTGGAATCAGATGGCGAGGCTCTGGATCAAACCGTATGTTCTTCGGGTTTAGCGCTGAAGTCATCTCTTCATTAGGGAGGAAGAAGTAAGAACTAATAGCAGGGTTCTAGCCAGAGTAAAATTCATAAGCAAATCTGTCCCCTGTTCTCCCAGCAAGAAAGTAAGTCTTTTTCAAGTATGGGAGATCAATGTAAGCTGGTTCCTTTGACACGGGTCCCAAATCAATCCCAAGTGCTGCCAGGATAGGTGTAATCAGACTGCCAATGAACAGCTTCGGAGTGCCGTCTGGTGTGGTCCATGCCCAATGCTTATAGTAGTCAAACCTTCTCATAAGCACTCCTATCAATCCAAGACCATCGTAATCCTCTTTAAGAATGTTCTTCAGCTCGTCTTCTTCTGCTAAAGGGAGAAGCCTCAATCCCAAAAACTTCAGCTCATCTTCATTCACTCCGCTTGGTTCTTTTCTAGCATAGAAAGTGTGGCTGAGAACTTTAGCACCATACCTCACTCCTGGGTTTGTGATCTCATTACACTTATCAGATCCTGCTGCACGCTTCTCACTAGCAATCAAACTCCAAACATCTTTTGTTATCTCTGATGAAGAAGGCAAGCGTGATTCCTTATCATCACCAAATCCAAAGATGGAGCTGAGTCTCGTGAACCCAACCCTGTGAGTCTTTCCTCTAATCTTGAAGGTGATATACCCATACCCTTCTCCTTCATCTCTTTCATAATGGTGCACCAAGTCGAAAGAAGCCAAGAACTGGCAAGAAACCTCTTTGTGGACTGGGTAAGACATACTAAGAAGTGATTCCCTGCCCAAGCCGCTGTACGCTCAGCGCGGCCCTACGTAGCAGTCCTGAAACCGCTGCGCCCAGGTAAGTCTTTTTTGTATGCAATTTTCTTATGTGATAAAGTTTGCCATCAAATTGTTTGTGTGCCAAGGCGTTGGCCAACTCTTGATTGTTGTAAAACTGAAACCAAATAAAGCAAAGTGTAAGTAAGTTGTCAAAAAATTTGAATAACTCACTTCTTTGCTCTCAGCTCAATGAAACACCGCTTGATGTATTATTTTGACACTTGAATCTATGATGAACCTTTTTTTTGGTAAATCTATGATGAACTTTAATTTGGTTTGTTAGTATTTGATTTTCTTCTATGAATATGGAACTTGATGTTCTAATTTTTTTTTTTTTTTTTGAGAACTTGATGTTCTAATAATCGTTATTTTATAGCACCAACTAATAATGGTATCTTCCCATTAAGAAATGGTTTGATACATGTTGACATCGATATTGCAAGCGTTTTTGGCGAGATGCAATAAGCTTAAAATGCCCTCAGAAATTAAGGGTTATCATCTCTGAAATCTCATAATCTAGGGAGGGGGGAGCCTTGGTACTTGCAATACGGCTACCCAGATGTATTCTGAAATTCAGGTTCCTAAACGATAACGGACCACCAGGGTAGACAGAAGATGCATCACTGTAGAAAAGAATGAACCGAGTTCAGAAAATCTTTCATATCAAAACTAGAGAAGTTTGTGTCTGATTCACACAGATGGTGACAAACCTGAAACTGATAGTCAGCAGTTGGGAATTCAATATTTATGACGATTTCTTCTCGGTTAGACTCTCGAGGGTGGAACTTTATAGCTGTACAATAAAAGAGAGTAGGTTAATGTATCAAAGATTGGAGCTGAGAGCAGGCGTAGAATGATACTGTAGCAATTTTATCCAATACCAAAGACTATAGCATCATTCAATACATCTATAAGAGGGATTCGCTTTCTCAGGATCCTTAATAACTTGCTCCACATGAGCACACTGCTGGCAGGCTTGGAATCTCAAGATGGTTCTGCCAATACAGAGGAAAGGAATCTCAGAAATTTGAAATCTAAGCTGAAAACAGATTTTGCTAACTGGAGAAGCTCATAAAGCAAACACACCGTAGGTTCATCAAGCAACAACAAATTCACATCCTCCGTCCTCTATTTGTGGATTTCTTCTGCATTTCTGGAGTGAAACTGAGCCCCTGAAAATATCATAGAGACAACGTTTGCAAGTTAGATGTTGAAAGCAACAAAAGCACATGCAAATTTTTTAACAGAAGATAACATCCAAATCTAGCTTTTTATAGGCATTTTGTAATGATGGGTCACGACTTGTGTCCAGATATGCACATCTTTCTTTATACCTATGCTATCATGAGAAACAAATATCCTAAGAGAGTAGCAGAATATGTTTAATGGTAAGGAGCTTCTTACAGCAAGGATGGATACTAACTGCCCGAGCCTCAGCAGTATAAGCATCAATCGCATCAAGCCTTTTGTATATTTCTTCAAGCCTTTGTGACATCAGATCTCCTTCAGCTGTATCTTGGGTAGGCGTTTCATCCTTAGTTGTGGATTCTATCTCTCTTCAGATAACAAAAACAATAGTCAACATTACCACCAAAGATTGATGAAACCGAAAAAGAGGCACAAAATTAAAACGAGTCAACGCTAATATCAGCACGCAATGATTCCAATTATTAGTAAAATCAGCTTGTAGCTAACCTGCTTGGCCGGTATTTGAGTTTCTTCTTCCAACAGCATGGCTGTTTCAATATCAGTGTTAAGAACACATTGTAAGGCTGTCGTGTTGCTACCAACTACTTCTTGCTTGACATGCAATACACTTGGACTTGTTTCTGCCTCTCCGACACAGTTCCTTGGTTTCTTCACTGAAGGGAGGGCGAAAGAGGACCCAGTCTCAACCGAGCAACACCTACGTCTTCCTTTGATTCTGCATCTCTGCTCTTTATTGGTGTCCTCTTTCTGCGTGATCTACTGGAACCAAATTGTGTCATGTTCGTTTTATCTGCTGGTTCTGTCTTCCCTGTGTCCCTAACCTTACTACATGAGGGACGGCTACTGGGATCCAGACTTAACCAAGGACTGCTTGGAGAATCTCTGCCTAGTTCTTTGCCAGAACCGACATCTGTTGAAGCCACTTCTACTGCAGAGCTTCTGTTATCCTGCAGACGGAAAATTTCATGCATCACCAAAACTATCCACAAGCCACATAACTACGCAACAAAAAGAACATCTACAAAACTACTGAAAAGTAGGATCAATACATGCTTTAATCCTTTAGCTCACAAGGCCCTAAGTTATGGGAAAATAAATTACCAAACAAGAATGCTGCTCCCTGAGGCACACCGTAGATAACTGAATAAATAACAACTTACCTTATCTTGCATTTCAATGATTTCTTCGCACTCAGAGCCCTCTTCCCCTTCTGAGTCGGCCATCTCTTCACACTCAAACTCGACATGTTCTTCTTCCATCGTCTCTTCATCAGAATCACTTAATTCCTCCTGTTCCATCACTATACCTAGATTAGATTGATCACCCATCTCGTCAATGCATCTATCACTAGTAGCAGTTGATCCAGGCATTTCAGCGCCATCTTCACGTTGATTCATAGAATTGTCTGCAAATTCTGAAATATTTGCTGCTGAGACACTACCAAGATCTCTTACTTTAGAAGATCTCGGACTTAGATTGATATCTGAGTTCACATTTTTACCATGTTTGTTAGAACTGACAGATTTCAGGATGACATCATTACGAGCAGCACCAGGGATACAAGTCTTCTCAACAGCACTAGAAGTATCCTGACATAATTTGCGTTTCTTGCCAATATTTGTGTCTAAGTTCCCACGCCCACTAGTAAGGTAACTCGTTTCACCCTCAGTTCTTTGAAGAAGAGGATGAAAACAGCTGTCCCCCAGTGCTGGCTCGTGATCATTTGATGATGCTTTTTTCTGAAACTGATCAGCTGAGTGATTGATCTGCCTCGGACTGTTGAAAAGACTCAGCAGCTGAGGTCGATTGTCAGAAAAGAAACTAAAGGCACTAGAACCTCCTTTGTCTCTGTTTGAAGGGTAACATGAAATTTGTCCATGCTCAGGGGTCCGGAACAATAAAGGATGCATTTGAAGATCTGAGTCATTGTCCGTCTCGCCCATCCCAGAGGAGCTCTCTGCAGGCAAATCTTTCTCGCAAGGGGGACCATTGCTATCTCCGTCAGCTGAGAGGCAAGGAGGCTCCGTACCCAAAACTCCCTTCCCAGAATCACTAGACATGCCACCTTTAGTCGTACAAATTTTGGAGGATGTTACAGACTGATTCTTCGCAAAAGCAGACTGTGAGATAACACGTACCGAAGATGGAAGGTTAAGTGGAGGTAAATCAGGGGCTAGTCTCACTACACTTCTGTTGCGTAGTTTACGAGCACGATGATATGAATGCATAATTATCGGTGCTCTTGAGGTACCGGGTGCCAGCATCCGCGTATCTGTGAGAATTTGCGCAGTTTTAGACCCTTCACCAGTACATATTTGTACTGGCTGATTGCGGGGAACATTCTTTGCATTGCCAAAGGAGTGCATAGATGTAGAACAAAAGAGAGTTGGCATGCCAGGCCTCCAGTCTGCTAAAAATCCTTCATGAAGGTATGTGTCACCTGAATTTTCCACCAATTCATGTCCAACATGATTTTCATTGGCCTTGGAAGCACCATGACGGTCCTGCAACATGTAGGCGAGAAAAGTGAGTTACGGTAAACTAATTTTTTTATGAGGGGTAGCCAAGAAATACATACCTCTTTTGTAGATGCCGGCTGCTCTCTGGACATTCTTTTCTTTGAATCAGATAATCGCCGCTTCTCCTTTTTGACATCATCGAGCTTATACGACTTCTGGATTCCAAGGGCAGTGCGCCATTGCCTTGGCAGTGTGGATGGGTCTCGATAAGGCACAATAAATTTCCACACCGAAATCCAATCAAATTTGAAGTACCTAAGTCCCTGAGCATTCAAATTTATACTCAGCATTCAAATTTTACGATATCTAAAAGGGTGAGCTTGTCAAATTACCTCTTCTATACGTTCTATCTCTTGCGGGGTCAGGGGAGAGCTTTTCATCCTCAAAACTGCCTGTAAGTGGCAAAATACACACAAACACACCAGTAAGGACAAAATCCAGTATAACCTTGAAACTGAGGTTGGAACATAATCAACTACATATCATTATTACGCATCCGTCTGGATCTGTCTTAAACATGTAATGTAGATTTGCATAATGTATTTATATGTTATATGGTTTCACAGTGCTTGCTTGTCGACAAACAAGTTCAGGCCACTGACTTTAGGGAACCGACATGCAGACAGATAAGAATACAAATAGAAAGGTGATAAACCATATCAAGAGTATAACAGACCTTAATTGGATTATCTGGCGCTTTAGATGATCTCCGGTTTTTTTGCCGAATATGAATCTGAAACAAATAAAAGTGGAATGTATTAGAAGAGACGAGTCTTTCATTCCTTGATCACCAGCCTGGCTGATGAACACCCTATCAAACCACATGGACATGCAGATCATGATGTACATCAAATTCAATACAGTTATGTTTAGACCCCCAAATTTTTTTCCCAAATCTACAGAAACTCAGTGATGATTACCTGATGCTCGCCTTTACATGGAAGAAAGCGCTGCTTTATTGCCTTCCAGTCTGAGTTATATTCCATAATTCCAAGAGCCAATAATCTGTATACAAGCAGCAGCACAACGGATCAATTTTTAAACTAGATTAGAGCAAAGAGGAAAGGAAAAAGAACTCACTCATCCTCAGCGTCAGTGAAAAGGAACCGATTGCTAACAGCTGCAGCAGGTGGCTTGTGGGGATATAGCGATACTTTGAACAAGGGCAGGAAGGTTTTAGCTAACTTGGCGATATCCTTATGGACCAAGGCAACAGATTCCTTTTTGGCCGATTCAACGATTGTAGCAGCTAACGTCTTCTTACACTGCTGCTGATGTGATAATGACATAGAAGGAGGATTGTTGATGTGCTGGAGAGGAAGTGGAAACAATGGCACTCTTTGAGACAAAGCATCAAAACCGGATTCCACTTGACACCTTCGATAATCTTGAACAGCTACAATGGTTCAATAACAAAGACAATTATATAGCAAAATAAAAAAATATAGAGATATAGCACACTATGTTTCTACACAATAACATACCGGTAGAAACATCAGCTAGATATCTGCCAGCTAGATTAACAGTATTCAGTACAGATGATGCGGAACTAGAGACAAGAAGATGACTTTGGCGTGAAACATATCCTTGGTGTTGTTGGATCATCTCAGAGATAAGTCCTTGAACCTGGGTGCCAATCTGTTGGCGTGAATAATCAAGTGCACAAAGAGAGTAAACCTGGATGAGAAGCTGAAGGTGGTCTTGGATCAAACAATGCAACTCTCCAATTTGGGATTGAGTGAAGCCAATTCCTTTGCTGTTAGCCGACGAAGAAGCAAGCGATTCAAGAGCAGCAGGAAGCAACATCCTCACAGGCTGTACGACGGGCAAGATAGGGCGTAACAATCTTGCAGCCTGCTCAGGAGAATCATCGACTCTGCAGATGTTTTGTTTTCTCTTCTGCCTAGTCACACGCCGCTGCTTGGTGACGCCATCAGCTGTGGCCTTTTCAGGTATAGGTTCGTCGTCATCAGTCTCCAGCGCTTCCTCGAGCTCAATCTCGAAGTCTAGGTCGTTATCCTCGTCATCATCGTGCACCGAGTGAACCTCGGGGGCGTCGCCACTGTGTAAAACGGCGGCGAGAAACTTGCGGTACTCCTCCTGATCATCCACGTTTGGAATGTCGTCCTCGTCATCAGTCTCCTGAAGGAAAGCCTCGAGATCGTCAAGAGTGAAACTCTCGAGGGAGTACCGAGCTCTGGTTCGCTTGCAGATTGCGTCATCTTCTTCCTCCTCCTTCGAGCCTTGCGGTGGAGAGACGTTGGGAATTGATTCGACTTGCACCGCCGCGATTTCCTCCTTAGCTGCTTCTTCCCTGACGCCGCCGTCTAAGCTTGGCGCAATGCTATTGACAGGTTCAGCGTCGAGAGTTTCGACATCAGAGCTCAAACTGGAAGAAGCTTCACGGGAAGGGGTTTCCTTTAGAAGAGGATTGAAATCGACATCTTCTTCTTCCTCCTCCTCTTCTGAAATTAGGGTTTCTTCTAATCGATCCATGAATTAGGGTTGGTTCCGCTATCGAACGAACAAGTTTCGATTCCAGGCTTTATCAATTTATTTACTTTGACACAAACCAATCGAAAAGACAGGGAGAAGAGAGAGATAGAGAGAAAGAAAGAAAAGCACAAAATTATAAATGTTTGTTGTTCAATCGTTTCTCTCAAAACGCTTTGTTGTGAAACGTAACTAGTAATTACATAAAGGCTTAGACGGTAACTGGCCCATTGGCCCATCTTCGTAATCCCGTTCAGTTCGCCGAATTAAATGATTTCAATAGAAAATGCATTATTGTGTACATTTTAAATTTGTTTTCTTTAATTGACATACTTTTTTAATCCAGTGTTCAACCACTGTTTTGAAATTACGTTAGAATTCAATTTGCGTCATTTACAATGAAGGAAATTTGTTTTTTTTAACGCTGACTTTTTATGACATTACAATTATGAGAAAGATTACATATACGATTTGACAACCGATAATACTACATGCCTTATGAGGATCTACGCCTAAGTGCATCACCTGAGCCGTCCTACGAAGATCCACGCCTGACTGGATTTACTTGCACCATGTTGAAGATCCCTTGTAAGTCTTTCTTCCGTAGTCTGCAGTAATAAATCGTTTTTTCCGGAACTTAAAACCTGGATTCCTGTATTCTGTTGGGATTCGAACCCTAGACTAGAAGCCTTTAAACCTTCATCATTAAGCTACGGTGCTTCCACAAATTTAATAGTTTGTTTGTAGACAAAATATTACTAGAAAACATTACTATAAATTTATCTAAAAGGTATATTTTGATTATGCATTACAAGTGCTCTGTATTATAATTTTGTATTCCACAATTTGAATTCAGAAAGTAAACACTAAGTCTAGAATTATATAGGAGAAGTGGAGAAATGAAGAGAGCATAAACACACATTATTATTAGGTTTTGGGTACTATTAATAATTTCTTTTTAAAGTATAAACTGATTTCAAAATTCACTTGTTTGATTTTCAACAAAATCCACACAAGAAAAAGGCCAGAAAGGAATGAAACTGAGGTTTAGAGAGAAAAAACTTAAGAAGAAGATTGGAGAAGTTTCTTGTAGTCATGGAAGGTTCCTTGGAATGGTGCAATCCTGCCGTCTGACACAACCCACAGCTCATCCACGCTTCCCGATATCAGATGCTCGTCGTGACTCACCTATTCACCACAACCACACACACACACACATTTGTTTTTTAATCTTTGCCCTAATAAGAAGACAAAGGACTTGATACTAGAGTTATTGTTGTTGTTACCATGCAAATACCGCCTTGGAATAGGACAAGTCCTTGAATCAAAGCTTCCAC
It encodes:
- the LOC106318251 gene encoding LOW QUALITY PROTEIN: uncharacterized protein LOC106318251 (The sequence of the model RefSeq protein was modified relative to this genomic sequence to represent the inferred CDS: deleted 2 bases in 1 codon), which translates into the protein MDRLEETLISEEEEEEEDVDFNPLLKETPSREASSSLSSDVETLDAEPVNSIAPSLDGGVREEAAKEEIAAVQVESIPNVSPPQGSKEEEEDDAICKRTRARYSLESFTLDDLEAFLQETDDEDDIPNVDDQEEYRKFLAAVLHSGDAPEVHSVHDDDEDNDLDFEIELEEALETDDDEPIPEKATADGVTKQRRVTRQKRKQNICRVDDSPEQAARLLRPILPVVQPVRMLLPAALESLASSSANSKGIGFTQSQIGELHCLIQDHLQLLIQVYSLCALDYSRQQIGTQVQGLISEMIQQHQGYVSRQSHLLVSSSASSVLNTVNLAGRYLADVSTAVQDYRRCQVESGFDALSQRVPLFPLPLQHINNPPSMSLSHQQQCKKTLAATIVESAKKESVALVHKDIAKLAKTFLPLFKVSLYPHKPPAAAVSNRFLFTDAEDELLALGIMEYNSDWKAIKQRFLPCKGEHQIHIRQKNRRSSKAPDNPIKAVLRMKSSPLTPQEIERIEEGLRYFKFDWISVWKFIVPYRDPSTLPRQWRTALGIQKSYKLDDVKKEKRRLSDSKKRMSREQPASTKEDRHGASKANENHVGHELVENSGDTYLHEGFLADWRPGMPTLFCSTSMHSFGNAKNVPRNQPVQICTGEGSKTAQILTDTRMLAPGTSRAPIIMHSYHRARKLRNRSVVRLAPDLPPLNLPSSVRVISQSAFAKNQSVTSSKICTTKGGMSSDSGKGVLGTEPPCLSADGDSNGPPCEKDLPAESSSGMGETDNDSDLQMHPLLFRTPEHGQISCYPSNRDKGGSSAFSFFSDNRPQLLSLFNSPRQINHSADQFQKKASSNDHEPALGDSCFHPLLQRTEGETSYLTSGRGNLDTNIGKKRKLCQDTSSAVEKTCIPGAARNDVILKSVSSNKHGKNVNSDINLSPRSSKVRDLGSVSAANISEFADNSMNQREDGAEMPGSTATSDRCIDEMGDQSNLGIVMEQEELSDSDEETMEEEHVEFECEEMADSEGEEGSECEEIIEMQDKDNRSSAVEVASTDVGSGKELGRDSPSSPWLSLDPSSRPSCSKVRDTGKTEPADKTNMTQFGSSRSRRKRTPIKSRDAESKEDVGVARLRLGPLALPSVKKPRNCVGEAETSPSVLHVKQEVVGSNTTALQCVLNTDIETAMLLEEETQIPAKQRDRIHN